In Euphorbia lathyris chromosome 2, ddEupLath1.1, whole genome shotgun sequence, the sequence TACCAGAGACAGTTCATATATCCATATAATTTTCAAATGATAGGTTTAAGAGTATTCTTGTTCTCAACTTAATGTTCCGATTGGTCACACAGGAAATAGAATTATTGACAAGCTTATTTATGGGAACATAATTGAGAGATGATGACACAGTGAAACTTCTTCTAAATTAAATAGATGCAGGGGCATTGCTTCAACGAGCTTAATGTTGACATCAACATACTTACATTTTGTTCTCTAAAATCCTGCTATAATAGTATTATATACTTTTGGGATACATGAGATTACTTGTTCAATAATTATAATGCTATTTCAGGTACTATTCCATGTATGGACATGTAGAGAAATTGGCAGAAGAGATCAAGAAGGGGGCTGCATCTGTTGAAGGTGTTGAAGCCAAATTATGGCAGGTAAGAACCACCATTCCGAATCATCTTATAGAAAGCTACATGTCTTTTTGTTGAACTGTTAGACATGTGCACCATGCTGCAAGTGCTAGGTGATCACAGAAAATTGAAACTTTGAGATAGAAGAAATAATATTCCTTTGAAGCAGGGGTCATGAACAATGTCTATATGTAGCCTTTAGCCCCTGTTCTGCAGGATGATAATTGGAAATTTCCTTCTCTATTAGCTTGTCTTTTTAGGCTCATGCTATTCATCTTCATGTTTGCTTACATTTATGTCAATTCAGTTCCTTCAATGTGGGAAAGAAGTTCATGTATAGGTGCTATAATTTGTCGTGTAAACTAGACATATTGTCAGTTGTCCCATATTTGTTACATGTGAATGTATCTCTCAGTAGTTTCATGTTCGTCTTTGGACATCAATATTCTGATCTAACATGTGTTTTTGCCGCTGAAAATGCTTGATTAGCTAATCTGTTATGTAAGAATTTCTATTTTTCAATATTCTTGTCCTGCTTGAATGTATTTGTATTAGAACTACTGATCCAGTTTCCCATGGTCATTTGCTTTGCGCACTGAATTAGATAGCTCTTTGTATGTGGATAAGCTATAGTCTGTAATGCATTTAATGGAGCCTACAATTTCGTCGCTTGTTGGATAGTGGTCACTTAACTGATATGGTTTGTGTGGAGCAGGTTCCTGAGACACTACAAGAAGAGGTGCTTGGTAAGATGAGTGCACCACCAAAGAGTGATGTACCAATTATTACAACTCATGAACTTCCTGAGGCGGACGGGTTCATATTTGGCTTCCCAACAAGATTTGGAATGATGGCTGCACAATTTAAAGCATTTATGGACGCGACGGGCGGTCTATGGAGAACACAGCAACTTGCAGGCAAACCTGCTGGACTATTCTATAGCACAGGATCTCAAGGCGGTGGGCAGGAGACGACAGCGTAAGCCCATTTGCACCCTTTCTAACTAATGCTGGTTACTAGATTCAAATCTCAGAAAGAGAAGACAATTAACATTTTATCATGGCACAGGTTGACTGCTATCACTCAGCTTGTTCACCACGGAATGATTTTCGTTCCCATTGGTTATACGTTCGGCGCTGGTATGTTTGAGATAGAGAACGTGAAGGGTGGAAGCCCTTATGGTTCAGGAACATATGCTGGTGATGGATCACGGCAACCCACGGAGCTTGAATTGGAGCAGGCTTTCCACCAGGGCAAGTACATTGCTACTATCACAAAGAAGCTCAAGGGAACTACTACATCTTAATTTCATTCAATCACACAAGTACAGTTTGGTCCTCACACTTTTCTTATGAACAATAATAGTCTCTTTGTTGGTTATATGTGTTGTACGTGTGTTACATAATACAGGTTTAGCTTAATGATAAAGGGTTGTTTACTTCTTTAAGACAGCTGATACCAAATCTAAAGTCTTTTGTttgttattatattttttgcttTATAATTGTTTTAAAGGACCCAATGACATGTGTATTGATTGATCAGTTGCTTTATGCACCCAAGTACATTCACTGTAtctctcctttttctttttttgcatATTATAATCTGCCCAAACTGATGGCTATATCTTTCTCGAACTGATTATATTGTCTTGTTATGAAATAATATTGAAATCTGCCTACCAAGAAATCATGTATGGCATATATATATCTTAGACTGGAATATATCCGATGCCTAGCTATATTTATGCAAAAATCCCAGGCCAATAGTACTATCGTACACATGTGATCTATGGTGTTAGCATAGCTGGTATTCTTTGCTAATATTCATGCTTACATAagcaaatattttattttattgcgtAGTAATGTAATAAAGAGAATGAGAATTGATAAGTAAATTTATTAATAGTTGTTTTACAGGCTACAACACTATAGttggtctttttttttttttaaaaatgcttgtaatttcattaaataaaaaataaagaacaacAAGCAAAATATAAGGAATAAAACTTCTCATGACTACTGACTACAAAGTTCAAAAAGAACCTATAAAAGGCACATATAATAGTTGGTCTTTTAAGTCGACCAATataatagagttttttttttttttgtaattagtaTTTTCTGATTCATTGCGTGTCAAGAACGATTAGAAAATAAACTGATTGGATTAAAATTTTCCAATAAGTGGTTGACTATGTTGTTAATTTCTTTGGATGACCATATTGGTCCATATAGAGAAACTTTTTAGAATCAAAGTTAAAACACTTCCTTGAAACCGATTGGTAAAGTTTCTTTTGAAAGGATTGGTAAAGTTAAAGTGCAATACGCAATAGAATGAATTGCATTCCatcaatttaaaataaataagtaattattttatttttgaagaacaagtattttttattattataattacataTGCTAAAAAGGCATTACTTACAACACAAAAAGTAAAATACAATTGGAAAAATTGACAAGGTAAATGTACAAATGACCATTTTGTAAGAATTCCTTTGGAGAAAAATTCCAAAATGCTCCTTCCAATTTTACCTAAACAccataaaataatatttttattccaaaaatattaaaggggtgtttggttgctcatttttgtactcatgtttgccttttcacttcaaatggagagttttaggtgtttggttagtgatctcatgtttgccttttacacttgaaaagcagcattatgtgtttggttagggacctcctgtttgccttttacacctgaaaagcagccttttacaaaagcagagaatctctgctttttggaaaaacagttttttccaacagcaaaccgtaacagcaaacattAGATAGCAATAGCAAgcagcaacagcaaaccgtaacagtaaacagcaaacagtaggtaaaataaACAGGCCTTAAACATATGTGCATAATTTCTTAAATACCAGAAACTCAAAACcaacatttataaaatattttattgtctACATATCTAAAATACCAAACACTATATAACCgctatataaaaaaatgaatctcaattttttttatatccaCAATAGTATTTTATCTCCATACAAACTCtcgataaaagaaaaataaaaagcagCAATTGGATGTTGATCTTCTATTCTGAATCCGATCATTGTATTATGATAACAATTGATTCAACATGTTCTGATTTCGAGTACAAAAATTCaacatacagtaaaacctctataaattaatactcgatattaataaactctttaaaataataatttcttctggtcccgacttgggccagtttaaaaaatgatcaattttaataaattaataagataataattttctggaacaaccctttataaatacattgtattattacctctataaattaataatttctcaaatatatatagatatacgtacttaggataatttagcaaaatatgaatctacagtattttgttttttcttgaaatttaaatctagttgaatttcatctctaactattctcagtgcattcaaaagtttCGGTATATCCTTGTcaatttgtaacaaaaaattgtaaagagtggATGATGCTGTAATTGTTTCCTTTCTTGTGACTGATTTCAAAGGTACCGAATCATCTtcagcttcatcctcaattgaattttgcataATGCTCGACACAATTTCTTCTATACTTCGGACTTGTgagcattcattgttttcacctggacaatccaatatttgattgaAATCCATTGGATTGCGGTAACCAAGCTGACCAATCATTCCCTCAAGTTCATGAATGTCTTTAGTGGTTGTTTCCTCTAAATTCGTTGTGACAGATTCATGAGAAGCCTATtttttggtatgatttgaaacaacaccatataatttttttatagtaattcattaattatgatacattgaatatttttaacataaatacatTGAATTTCcaagttcaattaacttatataatgcacatttaattttatttgttcattgattttagacaagaactttatttaaattagtaatttaaaatttatttttaaaaaaaattcaaatcattctataaattaataattataaatttatcgattaattaataactctctaaattaataaaatttcatggtcccaacattattaatttatagaggttttactgtaggttaaaaaaaacaatCCAATTTCATAAAGCTCACAAACAGAAAGATAAAGACAATAGAACAATAATTCTTATCTACTACAATATTATCAAAATGAGCATTCAAAATCATCTAAAAAAATCAAgtcaaaatattttaaaataattaactaGAAAATAACttcaataattaaataaattaaaacaacTATAATGCATCAATTGCATCCACATTAATTCAATTTCAGCATTTCAGAAATTCCATAAAAGTCGttgaaattggatgaaagtgaTTGAAATTCTCTACAACTCACTTACAAGgcattaaaataattaataaaacatgaaaactaacgtgcaatacaattaaaataaataaataaggtaATATTACAATCACACACAAATGCACCTATTTTGAAATTcgttgaaaatggaagaaattgattaaatttgaatgAAATATACTAAAAGGAATATCAAAGTGatcgaaaaaataaataaacattaaaaaatgaattaaaaaggTTTCGTATCTTATAAAAATCATATAGCACGaatataaatgaaattaaaacGATTTACAACGAATTTCAAATCATGGCAAACTGAATGAATTTGGCTGAAAATTAACAGAAATCATGCATAACTAAacaaattattctaaaaaaaacatcaaatgtttaataaaaatatattataagtaaatatatatttaaattcattaacAAATAAGaccaaataaaacaatttaaccATAAACTGAATGCTACTAAGAGATACTGAAAATCAATgaaatttatataaattgaatgaaattaaaaaaaaatcaaagtcaCTAAAAGTCACTAAAGTTAAACAAAATGAACTAAAAACATGTATAAATTCAATTCATATAAACATGCATGCAATAATTGAGagaataaaattttagaatatgACTGAAAGTGAATGAAAGTCcctgaaaaaagaaaaaaatgcaaTGAAATTAACTTAAAGTGACATAAAGTAAGCTAAAGCAAGCTTAAATAAAATCCAACTCAACTAAAATACATATAACAATTAAGAAAGTGACTGCAAATgacataaatttataatttctaCTCAACAAGCGCCATTACTTGCTTCCAAAAATAACGAATTATACATATACAACTTCCTCTTTTTAATCACAAACCTAGTGAATATCCAATAGTAATTCCCTGCATTAATATGAATTAGAAATTCATGAACTTCTTCCCATATTTTTGCATACATATAACCATAACCATGCATGAAGTCAGATACTACATCAACAACACTCAATTTCTCCATCGGAACATTGTCAacaaaaccattaagaaaatgATGAAATCACGTATTAGTTGTTTAGAATACCAACTTGATAACATCATTATAAATCTCATTCTTcctcaaattatatatataaaaaatacacCCATAtgctaacaaaaaaaaaaaaaaaatgaataaacaaaaatatattaacCTTGGCTTAAACTAAATGTGTAAATGAttcaaaatattctaaacaaaacTTACAAAATAAGACAATTGAATATATATGATCCACAGTTCATAAAACAAAGAATTTAATCCAATTGATTCAACTACCAAATTAAATTGTTGCTTCAacttatcatttttattactaaACCACTTCTTGGTAAtcctacaaaaaaaatagtTGTTATTTATTATCAAATAACATAAACATAAAAacaagggttaattacaaaaaaaaaaaaaagtactctatggtttggccgatttgcgatgtggtacgtGCGGTATTTCTTTTTGCAAACGCAACCCTATGGTTTGCAAAAAATTTCATTTGAgttcactttgtcagaatttgatCGATAATGACtttgaaaaaaacaaaaataccgCACGTACTACATCgtaaatcggccaaaccacaaggtactttttttataattatcaaTTGCTTTACAAATAGACAACTGAGACCACTCCATCAGTTTGTCATCCAATGCATGTATTCatcgtttttttttcataaacaaGATAACAATCTACATATGGATCGAATTGAATTTCAAAAGGATATATATCAAAAGCTTAAAAAGAAGCGttacttttttttcttccaaTTTGATCGAAAACTTCATCCCCATGCAACAACATCATCAATATCACTATTGTGACTCTCCTAACAATGATTAAAGCcaacaattaaataataaacaCAAACTACTACAACAACATTAGAAATTGAATGAAACATTTTATAAAGTTTCAGCAACTTTCATAGAATTTTATCCACTTCTGGCACTTTCGCACACGTTTTCATTCAATTTCAGACAATTCATTCAATTTCAAAGAATTTCACATGTCGTAAAATTTTctgaaaatgaataaaaacacaaaaaaatcctTTGAAAATGATTAAAATTGTTAACAAAATGAggacaaattaaataaaaaaatcctaaaatataGCACAAGTATATTCTATCATATATCCAGCTTGATCTATAACTTTAACCCATCAATAGTAGGGTCAAtaaagtctaaaatatattcaCCCTCatcctaattaaaaaaaaaaaacaaaaaacaaaaaaaggtataaaacaataAGTATTCATAAAACTACACTAAAACAATATATTTACCTaactcgtattttaataatatattatttagcctataac encodes:
- the LOC136218963 gene encoding NAD(P)H dehydrogenase (quinone) FQR1; this encodes MATKVYIVYYSMYGHVEKLAEEIKKGAASVEGVEAKLWQVPETLQEEVLGKMSAPPKSDVPIITTHELPEADGFIFGFPTRFGMMAAQFKAFMDATGGLWRTQQLAGKPAGLFYSTGSQGGGQETTALTAITQLVHHGMIFVPIGYTFGAGMFEIENVKGGSPYGSGTYAGDGSRQPTELELEQAFHQGKYIATITKKLKGTTTS